In the genome of Monodelphis domestica isolate mMonDom1 chromosome 2, mMonDom1.pri, whole genome shotgun sequence, one region contains:
- the FOXJ1 gene encoding forkhead box protein J1 produces the protein MAENWLRLSGTGAMEEGGLEEPSGLDDSLTSLQWLQEFSILNAKAPSLPPGGTDPHGYHQVPGSVAPGSPLAADPACLGQPHTPGKPTSSCTSRSAPNGLQAPPPDDVDYATNPHVKPPYSYATLICMAMQASKATKITLSAIYKWITDNFCYFRHADPTWQNSIRHNLSLNKCFIKVPREKDEPGKGGFWRIDPQYAERLLSGAFKKRRLPPVHIHPAFARQTPQEPETGTWAAPLAVNPEAQQLLREFEEATGGETGWGAGEVRPGHKRKQPLPKRVAKAPRPTSTTLLSQEEQGELEPLKGDFDWEAIFDAGTLGGELGALEALDLSPPLSPATRSNVDLTVHGHHIDCPATWGPSTEPATDGLDFDETFLATSFLQHPWDESHGSCLPPEPLFEAGDATLAVDLNDWASVGAFL, from the exons ATGGCAGAGAATTGGCTGCGTCTCTCTGGAACCGGGGCGATGGAGGAGGGCGGTCTGGAGGAACCCAGTGGCCTGGATGACAGCCTGACTAGCCTGCAATGGCTGCAGGAATTCTCCATCCTCAACGCCAAggccccctccctgccccctggGGGGACTGACCCCCATGGCTACCACCAGGTGCCAGGGTCAGTAGCCCCCGGCTCACCCCTGGCTGCAGATCCTGCCTGCCTGGGACAGCCACACACTCCAGGCAAGCCCACCTCCTCTTGCACTTCTCGAAGCGCTCCTAATGGGCTGCAGGCCCCACCCCCCGACGACGTGGACTATGCCACCAACCCCCACGTGAAGCCACCCTACTCTTACGCCACACTCATTTGCATGGCCATGCAGGCCAGCAAGGCAACCAAGATCACCCTTTCGGCCATCTACAAGTGGATCACTGATAACTTCTGCTACTTCCGCCATGCTGACCCCACATGGCAG AATTCCATCCGCCACAACCTGTCCCTGAACAAGTGCTTCATCAAAGTGCCTCGGGAGAAGGATGAGCCAGGCAAGGGTGGCTTCTGGCGCATCGACCCCCAGTACGCGGAGCGGCTGCTGAGCGGCGCCTTCAAGAAGCGGCGGCTGCCCCCCGTCCACATCCACCCGGCCTTTGCCCGCCAAACCCCACAAGAGCCCGAGACGGGCACCTGGGCCGCACCCCTGGCTGTAAACCCCGAGGCCCAACAGCTGTTGAGAGAATTTGAGGAGGCCACAGGCGGTGAGACGGGCTGGGGAGCGGGTGAGGTACGGCCCGGGCACAAGCGCAAGCAGCCCCTGCCCAAGCGAGTGGCCAAGGCGCCGAGGCCCACCAGCACCACTCTGCTGAGCCAGGAGGAGCAGGGGGAGCTGGAGCCTCTCAAGGGAGACTTCGACTGGGAGGCCATTTTTGATGCAGGCACGCTGGGGGGGGAGCTGGGCGCCCTGGAGGCCTTGGATCTGAGCCCGCCCCTGAGCCCAGCCACCCGCAGCAACGTCGACCTGACGGTACATGGTCATCACATCGACTGCCCTGCCACCTGGGGCCCCTCCACTGAGCCAGCCACGGACGGACTGGACTTTGATGAGACCTTCCTGGCCACGTCCTTCCTGCAACATCCCTGGGATGAGAGCCACGGGAGCTGCCTGCCCCCAGAGCCCCTCTTTGAGGCTGGCGATGCCACCCTGGCTGTCGACCTAAACGACTGGGCCAGCGTGGGTGCCTTCTTGTAA